A region of Piscinibacter gummiphilus DNA encodes the following proteins:
- a CDS encoding TonB-dependent siderophore receptor: protein MLSLSLSSRPAFALCVLAAAVSGAWAQSEVKPPEGPAQATLPAVKVRSAASEESATSPVAGYRATRQISATKTDTPLAETPQSVTVITRDQLDDRGVTSIGDALRYSSGVVPSAFNYGGDVFTIRGFDVGVAGLYLDGLRAFTNVFSSSIETYGAERIEVVRGPSSVIFGQATPGGVVNVVSKRPQAEAVNEWGFEMGSPSSGQVMADVGGALTKDGNLLGRVVFLGRDGSSEYDFVQDDRLYVAPSLTWKPLAGTTLTLLGSYNEDRNMYVWGNQYRHIGTPGHPIAPVADTYNFAGPGAGYHRVSKNIGYELEQKFDAGLTLRQKLRFTDITTDRREVWDSYFLPMLGLQPDGRTLLVLGVNRPDADQSLGVDTNVEWQGRTGAVSHTLLAGVDLRRNRMSQGIYSDLNVRPMDLYNPVYVEPDWKSFGVKAYESHDEVRSAGLYLQEQAKFGERWVGLAGIRRDRVHQVTTGSTINPATGGYFDSFTDEVTWDTTGRVGVVYLAPNGLSPYASYSTSFEPNMGTDASGAAFKPSQGKQFEIGARYQPANLPLNVLAAIYDLRKTNVPMSAGPTSPFQVAEGEVRSRGVEFEANYEVLRGWALLANYAFTDTESLKGDNVGEATVNIPRHAASVWTKARIDALVQGLTIGGGVRYVGESRSFDPDTMNPAYTLVDVMSSYTNGPWTLSASVENLADRRVLTNCTPTVCTLGYGREIKARAVFRW, encoded by the coding sequence TGCCCGCCGTCAAGGTGCGCTCCGCCGCGAGCGAGGAGTCGGCCACCTCGCCCGTCGCCGGCTACCGCGCCACGCGCCAGATCAGCGCGACCAAGACGGACACGCCGCTCGCCGAAACCCCGCAGTCGGTCACCGTGATCACGCGCGACCAGCTCGACGACCGGGGCGTGACGTCCATCGGGGATGCGCTGCGCTACAGCTCGGGCGTCGTGCCCTCCGCCTTCAACTACGGCGGCGACGTGTTCACCATCCGCGGCTTCGACGTCGGCGTGGCCGGGCTGTACCTCGACGGCCTGCGCGCGTTCACGAACGTGTTCTCCAGCTCCATCGAGACCTACGGTGCCGAACGCATCGAGGTCGTCCGCGGTCCGTCGTCCGTGATCTTCGGGCAGGCGACGCCGGGCGGTGTCGTCAACGTCGTCAGCAAGCGGCCGCAGGCCGAGGCCGTCAACGAATGGGGTTTCGAGATGGGCTCCCCCAGCAGCGGCCAGGTGATGGCCGACGTGGGCGGTGCGCTGACGAAGGACGGCAACCTGCTGGGCCGCGTGGTGTTCCTGGGGCGCGACGGCTCCAGCGAGTACGACTTCGTCCAGGACGACCGCCTCTACGTGGCGCCGTCGCTGACGTGGAAGCCGCTCGCCGGCACCACCCTCACGCTGCTGGGCTCGTACAACGAGGACCGCAACATGTACGTGTGGGGCAACCAGTACCGCCACATCGGCACGCCGGGCCACCCCATCGCCCCGGTCGCCGACACGTACAACTTCGCGGGCCCGGGTGCCGGCTACCACCGGGTCTCGAAGAACATCGGCTACGAGCTCGAACAGAAGTTCGATGCGGGCCTCACCCTGCGCCAGAAGCTGCGCTTCACCGACATCACCACCGACCGCCGCGAGGTGTGGGACAGCTATTTCCTGCCGATGCTGGGCCTTCAGCCGGACGGCCGCACGCTGCTGGTCCTCGGGGTCAACCGGCCCGACGCCGACCAGAGCCTGGGCGTGGACACCAACGTCGAGTGGCAGGGCCGCACCGGGGCCGTGTCGCACACGCTGCTCGCCGGCGTCGACCTGCGCCGCAACCGGATGAGCCAGGGCATCTACAGCGACCTGAACGTGCGGCCGATGGACCTCTACAACCCGGTCTACGTCGAACCCGACTGGAAGTCGTTCGGGGTCAAGGCCTACGAGTCGCACGACGAGGTGCGCAGCGCCGGCCTGTACCTGCAGGAGCAGGCGAAGTTCGGCGAACGCTGGGTGGGTCTGGCGGGCATCCGCCGCGACCGTGTCCACCAGGTCACCACCGGCAGCACCATCAACCCGGCCACGGGGGGCTACTTCGACAGCTTCACCGACGAGGTGACCTGGGACACCACCGGCCGCGTGGGCGTGGTGTACCTCGCCCCGAACGGCCTGTCGCCATACGCCAGCTACTCGACGTCGTTCGAGCCCAACATGGGCACCGACGCCTCGGGTGCCGCGTTCAAGCCGAGCCAGGGCAAGCAGTTCGAGATCGGCGCGCGCTACCAGCCGGCGAACCTGCCGCTGAACGTGCTCGCCGCGATCTACGACCTGCGCAAGACCAACGTGCCGATGTCGGCGGGTCCCACGTCGCCGTTCCAGGTGGCCGAGGGCGAGGTGCGTTCGCGCGGCGTCGAGTTCGAGGCGAACTACGAGGTGCTGCGCGGCTGGGCGCTGCTGGCCAACTACGCCTTCACCGACACCGAGTCGCTCAAGGGCGACAACGTGGGCGAGGCCACGGTCAACATCCCGCGCCATGCGGCGTCCGTCTGGACGAAGGCCCGCATCGACGCGCTCGTGCAGGGCCTGACCATCGGCGGCGGCGTGCGCTACGTGGGTGAGTCGCGCAGCTTCGACCCCGACACCATGAACCCGGCGTACACGCTGGTCGACGTGATGAGTTCGTACACGAACGGCCCGTGGACCCTCTCGGCCTCGGTCGAGAACCTCGCCGACCGACGCGTCCTCACCAACTGCACCCCGACCGTCTGCACCCTCGGGTACGGGCGCGAGATCAAGGCTCGCGCCGTGTTCCGCTGGTGA
- a CDS encoding TonB-dependent siderophore receptor gives MKHPVLPVFTLCALAAAVSGAWAQSATDTPAAEPQSTTLPAVKVRAAAEESATGPVKGFRAKNALSATKTDTPIAETPQSITVITRDQLVDQGVTSVQQALNYAAGVRGDAYGLDSRTDSGRVRGATPDEYLDGLRKSFNWYTSQFRADPYMLERIEVLRGPAAMLYGQGSTGGVINLVSKRPQAERVNEIGVQYGSYNRKQVQGDFTGAFTPDGDWLYRVIGVARDADTQVDHVEDDRLLLAPSLTWRPNAATSVTFLGLVQKDHTGSTSQFLPWSGILTPNPNGRLPTDRFIGEPDWDRYDTERASIGWNAEHRFSDAWTFRQNARYSQNKVDYRQHYANSFSSDPTFGDPADPTERIVQRYADAGITKVKMIQFDQNVEGRLATGSVDHTVLAGFDFTRGTTTGEAGALYPGTATNIDAYNPVYGNYVVPTLSPINKETIEQGGLYLQDQLKWGKLIGLVGLRYDTARNRTQNEATERDEALTKRLGVMYEVADGLRPFVSYSESFTPQANRDGVSFDPLRGKQWELGVKYEPANAGFALGATAYELNETNRVAGYTVADFRQLDDTKTKGFELEARGSVTKALDLVAFYNYTHVDDQIEGLPARQAGVWGTYRFAVAGITGLSAGAGLRYLSAFHDGVAPEVPAVTLLDAMVAWDSGNWRAALNITNVTDKIYVSTCLNRGDCWWGSRRNAIASVTYRF, from the coding sequence ATGAAACATCCCGTCCTGCCTGTCTTCACCCTCTGTGCGCTGGCCGCCGCCGTCAGTGGCGCGTGGGCCCAGTCCGCCACGGACACGCCCGCGGCCGAACCCCAGTCCACCACGCTGCCCGCCGTCAAGGTGCGTGCGGCGGCCGAAGAGTCCGCCACCGGTCCGGTGAAGGGCTTCCGCGCGAAGAACGCGCTGTCGGCCACCAAGACCGACACGCCCATCGCCGAGACGCCGCAGTCCATCACGGTGATCACGCGCGACCAGCTGGTCGACCAGGGCGTCACGAGCGTGCAGCAGGCGCTGAACTACGCGGCCGGCGTGCGCGGCGATGCCTACGGCCTCGACTCCCGCACGGACTCCGGCCGCGTGCGTGGCGCCACACCCGACGAGTACCTCGACGGCCTGCGCAAGTCGTTCAACTGGTACACGAGCCAGTTCCGCGCCGACCCGTACATGCTCGAACGCATCGAGGTGCTGCGCGGCCCGGCGGCCATGCTGTACGGTCAGGGCAGCACCGGCGGTGTGATCAACCTCGTCAGCAAGCGCCCGCAGGCCGAGCGCGTCAACGAGATCGGCGTGCAGTACGGCAGCTACAACCGCAAGCAGGTGCAGGGCGACTTCACCGGCGCCTTCACGCCCGATGGCGACTGGCTGTACCGCGTGATCGGCGTGGCACGCGATGCCGACACGCAGGTGGACCACGTCGAGGACGACCGCCTGCTGCTCGCCCCGTCGCTCACGTGGCGCCCGAACGCGGCCACGTCGGTGACCTTCCTGGGCCTGGTCCAGAAGGACCACACGGGCAGCACGTCGCAGTTCCTGCCCTGGTCCGGCATCCTCACGCCCAACCCGAACGGCCGCCTGCCCACCGACCGCTTCATCGGTGAACCCGATTGGGACCGGTATGACACCGAACGGGCGTCGATCGGCTGGAACGCCGAGCACCGCTTCAGCGACGCGTGGACGTTCCGCCAGAACGCCCGCTACTCGCAGAACAAGGTGGACTACCGCCAGCACTACGCGAACTCGTTCAGCAGCGACCCCACCTTCGGCGATCCGGCCGACCCGACCGAGCGCATCGTCCAGCGCTACGCGGATGCCGGGATCACCAAGGTGAAGATGATCCAGTTCGACCAGAACGTCGAGGGCCGTCTCGCCACCGGCAGTGTCGATCACACCGTGCTGGCCGGCTTCGACTTCACGCGTGGCACGACCACCGGCGAGGCCGGTGCGCTGTATCCCGGCACCGCCACGAACATCGACGCGTACAACCCGGTCTACGGCAACTACGTGGTCCCGACGCTGTCGCCCATCAACAAGGAAACGATCGAGCAAGGCGGCCTGTACCTCCAGGACCAGCTGAAGTGGGGCAAGCTGATCGGCCTCGTGGGTCTCCGCTACGACACCGCCCGCAACAGGACGCAGAACGAGGCCACCGAACGCGATGAAGCGCTGACCAAGCGCCTCGGCGTGATGTACGAGGTGGCCGACGGCCTGCGTCCGTTCGTCAGCTACAGCGAGTCGTTCACGCCGCAGGCCAACCGCGACGGCGTCAGCTTCGATCCGCTGCGCGGCAAGCAGTGGGAACTGGGCGTGAAGTACGAACCCGCGAACGCCGGCTTCGCGCTGGGTGCCACCGCCTACGAACTGAACGAGACGAACCGGGTCGCGGGTTACACCGTGGCGGACTTCCGCCAGCTCGACGACACCAAGACCAAGGGCTTCGAGCTCGAGGCCCGTGGTTCGGTCACGAAGGCACTGGACCTGGTCGCGTTCTACAACTACACGCACGTCGACGACCAGATCGAAGGCCTGCCCGCCCGCCAGGCCGGGGTGTGGGGCACGTACCGCTTCGCCGTGGCCGGCATCACCGGCCTGAGTGCCGGTGCAGGCCTGCGCTACCTCAGCGCGTTCCACGATGGCGTGGCGCCGGAGGTGCCGGCGGTGACCCTGCTGGATGCGATGGTGGCCTGGGACAGCGGCAACTGGCGCGCGGCCCTCAACATCACCAACGTCACGGACAAGATCTACGTGTCCACCTGCCTGAACCGCGGTGACTGCTGGTGGGGCAGCCGCCGGAACGCGATCGCGAGCGTGACGTACCGCTTCTGA
- a CDS encoding PepSY-associated TM helix domain-containing protein, which produces MNARRLKTWAWIHKWSSLVCTVFMLLLCLTGLPLIFHHEIGHLLGTEIEAAPMPADTPKANLDEVLQAARAFFPGKVPLFGAREEEEGNLWFFTFGDSVTDEKPRNVAVDARTAQVVRENEFTGGFMWVMFKLHVDLFAGLPGKLFLGLMGLLLLVAIVSGVVLYAPFMRKLGFGDVRRDRSVRVKWLDLHNLLGIVTLVWALVVGATGMINTWADLMIKYWQFTELAHILEPYKGKTAPAALGSFDAAVKGASAAHPGMRIDFVAFPGTQFSSPFHYAVFLRGNEPLTSRLLTPVLMDAVTTQHHQSVDLPWYLKALLVSQPLHFGDYGGVPMKILWALLDLATIVVLGSGLYLWWARRGRPQELARELAEVATAAPQPVPSASPLTEPARASQDT; this is translated from the coding sequence ATGAACGCCCGCCGCCTGAAGACCTGGGCCTGGATCCACAAGTGGTCCAGCCTCGTGTGCACCGTGTTCATGCTGCTGCTGTGCCTCACCGGCCTGCCGCTGATCTTCCATCACGAGATCGGGCACCTGCTCGGCACGGAGATCGAGGCGGCCCCGATGCCGGCGGACACGCCGAAGGCCAACCTCGACGAGGTACTGCAGGCGGCGAGGGCGTTCTTCCCCGGCAAGGTGCCGCTGTTCGGCGCGCGCGAGGAAGAGGAGGGCAACCTCTGGTTCTTCACGTTCGGCGACTCGGTCACCGACGAGAAGCCGCGCAACGTGGCGGTCGACGCGCGCACCGCGCAGGTCGTGCGCGAGAACGAGTTCACCGGCGGGTTCATGTGGGTGATGTTCAAGCTCCACGTGGACCTGTTCGCCGGCCTGCCGGGCAAGCTGTTCCTCGGGCTGATGGGCCTGCTGCTGCTCGTGGCCATCGTGTCGGGCGTGGTGCTGTACGCGCCGTTCATGCGCAAGCTCGGCTTCGGCGATGTGCGCCGCGACCGGTCCGTCCGTGTCAAGTGGCTCGACCTGCACAACCTGCTCGGCATCGTCACGCTCGTGTGGGCGCTGGTGGTGGGCGCCACCGGCATGATCAACACGTGGGCCGACCTGATGATCAAGTACTGGCAGTTCACGGAGCTGGCCCACATCCTCGAACCCTACAAGGGCAAGACCGCGCCCGCCGCCCTCGGCTCGTTCGACGCCGCGGTGAAGGGGGCGAGTGCCGCACACCCCGGCATGCGGATCGATTTCGTCGCGTTCCCCGGCACCCAGTTCTCCAGCCCGTTCCACTACGCCGTCTTCCTGCGCGGCAACGAACCGCTGACCTCCCGCCTGCTCACGCCGGTGCTGATGGACGCGGTCACCACGCAGCACCACCAGAGCGTGGACCTGCCGTGGTACCTGAAGGCGCTGCTCGTCTCGCAGCCGCTGCACTTCGGCGACTACGGCGGTGTGCCGATGAAGATCCTCTGGGCCCTGCTCGACCTCGCCACGATCGTGGTGCTCGGCAGCGGCCTCTACCTGTGGTGGGCCCGCCGGGGCCGGCCGCAGGAACTCGCGCGCGAGCTGGCCGAGGTGGCCACCGCCGCACCCCAGCCGGTTCCCTCCGCATCACCCCTCACCGAGCCAGCCCGCGCCAGCCAGGACACCTAA